The stretch of DNA GGCTACACCCGCGGCGACTCGCTCGTCGTGGACAGTGACGCAGCAGTCGTCGCCCACTTCGTCTACGAAGAGGGTGCACTCGTGACGGCAATCAAGGGCCAGCACGCTGGCGAAATCGGAACCATCGAGGAGATCCATATTTCCCCATCGTCTGCGCCGAACCGTATCGTCGTCGACCAAGAAGACGGCTCCTTCGAAACAATCGAAGACTACGTCGTCGTTATCGACGAGAACTTCACCGGAGGTGACGACGAATGAGCGAGGCTGATTTCCACGCAATGCGACAGCCACGCGTCGAAAAGGTCGTCGTCCACATGGGTGTCGGCCGCGGTGGGCGCGAGCTCGCCAACGCAGAGGACATCCTAGAAAGCGTGACCGGCCAGCAGAGCGTTCGGACGCTCGCAAAGCGCACGGTTCCGGACTTCGGCATCCGCGAGGGTGACCCAATCGGTGCCAAAGTGACGCTCCGCCACGAGGACGCCGCAGAGTTCCTCGAGACGGCACTCACGCTCGTCGATCTCAAACCGAAGCAGTTCGACGACAACGGCAACTTCAGCTTCGGCGTTCCGGAACACACGGAATTCCCGAGCCAGGAGTACGACCCGAACATCGGGATTTACGGGCTTGACGTGACCGTCAACCTCGTTCGTCCCGGCTACCGTGTCGCAAAGCGCGACAAGGTCAACCGACAGATTCCGTCGGCCCACAAGCTGACGGTCGAGGACGCAATCGCGTACCTTGAATCGACGTATGACGTGGAGGTGAACAAATGAGCGAGGAACTCGGCGAGCACGCCACGAAGCGAACGGGCCAGCTCCAACAGTGCCAGCGATGCGGTCGCAAACAAGGCCTTGTTGGCAAGTACGACATCTGGCTCTGCCGGCAGTGCTTCCGTGAGATTGCCCGAAGCATGGGCTTCAAGAAATATAAGTAACATGGCAGATAACGACCCACTCAGCAGCGCACTCTCCGGCATCGACAACGCCGAGAGCGTCGGTCATCTGACCCAGACAGTTGAGCCCGCCTCGAATATCATCGGCAGCGTGCTTGAGGTCTTCTACGACCGCGGGTACATCAACGGCTTCGAGTTCGTCGAAGACGGCAAAGCCGGTCGATTCGAGGTTGAACTAAAAGGCGCGATCAACGAATGTGGTTCGGTCAAGCCCCGCTACTCGGCGGGTGCAGACGACTTCGAGCGATGGGAGAAACGGTTCCTCCCAGCCCGTGACTACGGGACGCTTGTCGTGACTACCAGCCACGGGATCATGAGCCACTACGAGGCCCGCGAAGCGGGCATCGGTGGCCAAATAATCGCGTACGTGTACTGAACCATGGCACGAGTAGAACTCGAAATTCCAGACGATGTGACGGCCGAAGTCGACCGCTTCGACCTCACAGTAAGCGGCCCAGAAGGATCGGTAACGCGCCGACTCTGGTACCCGAACGTCACCGTCTCCGTTGACGACAACGTTGTCGTCGTCGAGAGTGACGTTGAGAAAGCCAAGATGAACGCCACCATCGGGACGTTCTCGAGTCACATCGAGAACATGTTCCACGGCGTGACCGCAGGATGGGAGTACAAGATGGAAGTCTTCTACTCTCACTTCCCAATGCAGGTTCGCGTCGAAGGTGACGACGTTGTCATCCAGAACTTCCTCGGTGAGAAGTCCCCGCGACGGACCACCGTTCACGGCGACACGGAAGTTCAGATCGACGGCGAGGAGCTGACGCTTTCCGGTCCCGACAAAGAACACGTCGGCCAGACCGCAGCGGACATCGAACAGCTCACGCGCGTCAAAGGCAAAGACACTCGGGTGTTCCAGGACGGCGTCTACATCATCGAAAAACCACAGCGAGGTGACGCCTGATGGCAGACGAAGACCAACCACAAGAACTGACCGACATCAGCGGTGTCGGCGAGGCAAAGGCAGAGGCACTCCGCGAAGCAGGCTTCGATACGGTCGAAGCCGTCGCGCGCGCCTCCCAGTCTGAGCTCGCCGAGGTTGATGGCATCGGTAACGCCCTCGCCGCCCGTATCAAAGCGGACGTCGGCGGGCTCGAAGTCTCAGAGGAGACGGAAGCCGAAGTCGAAGACGAAGACGCGGAAGCCGAGGAGGCAGCCGCAGAAGACGTCGAAACCGAACTGCAACCACGCGGCCTGGTCGATAAGACCCCCGACCTCGACGACGAGGAAGCACGCCTGCTTCAGGCGCGTTCCCGCGCGGGCAAACCGCAGTTCAACCGCCAGGACTACCACAAGAAAAAGCGCACGCCGACCTCGTGGCGCAAGCCACGCGGTGGGCTCTCGAAGCAGCGCCGCGGCATCAAGGGCAAGGGCCCGATGGTCGAGGCAGGCTACCGCACCCCGAAATCGATTCGTGGGCGGCACCCAAGCGGCTTCGAAGAAGTGCGCGTCTTCAACGTCGATGACCTCGATGGTCTCGACGGTGACACGCAGGCAGCCCGTATCGCTGGCTCCGTCGGTGCTCGCAAACGCGAACGCATCGAAGAGGAGGCAGAGGAGATGGGCGTCCGCGTGCTCAACCCAACCTACGTCGAAGTTGAGGTGACAGAAGAATGAGCGACCTGAAAGCCCAGCGCCGTCTCGCAGCCGACGTCTTAGACGTCGGGAAGAACAAAGTTTGGATGGACCCAGAGGCCTCAGCCGAGATTGCAGAAGCAATCACGCGCGAGGACATCCGCGAACTCGTCGCGGACGGCTCCATCACGGCAAAGGACAAGCGCGGGAACTCCCGCGGTCGTGCCCGTGAGCGCAACAAGAAGCGCGCCTACGGACACCGCAAAGGCCCCGGTTCCCGCAAAGGGAAGGCTGGCGCACGGCAGAACAAGAAAGCAGACTGGACGAGCCGCATTCGCGCACAGCGAAAGAAGCTCAAAGAACTCCGCGACGAGGGTGAACTCAACCGCACCCAGTACCGCTCGCTTTACAACAAGGCAAGCGGTGGCGAGTTCCGCAGTGTCCAGTACCTGCTCAACTACATCGAACAACAGTACGGTGACGAATAATGGCTAACGGACCACGATACAAGGTTCCGATGCGGCGCCGCCGCGAGGTCAGAACGGACTACCATCAGAGGTTGCGCCTGTTGAAATCCGGCAAGCCTCGTCTGGTCGCTCGAAAGAGCAACCAGCACATCAGGGCGCAGCTGATCACGGCTGGAGACGAAGGCGACGTGACACTTGCGAGTGCAACGTCTGCCGACCTCGCCGATTTCGGCTGGGAGGCCCCGACTGGTAACCTGCCTGCAGCGTACCTGACCGGCTATCTCGCCGGCAAGCGTGCGCTCGCAGCAGGCCTCGAAGAGGCAGTGCTTGACATCGGCCTTAACACGGCAACCCCCGGCAACAAAGTGTTCGCAGTTCAGGAAGGCGCAATCGATGCAGGACTCGACATCCCGCACAACGAGAGCGTCCTCGCTGACTGGTCTCGCACCCGCGGCGAACACATTGCCGAGTACGCAGAATCGCTCGACGAACCACTCTACAGCGGAGAGTTCGACGCGACCGAACTCCCCGAGCACTTCGACGAAGTGCGTGAACGACTGGAGAACGAACTATGAGCAGAAACAACAACGGCTGGGAGCCACGAACCCGTCTCGGTCGGAAAGTCGCAGAGGGCGACATCACCACGATGGAAGATGCCCTCCGCTCGGGTCTCCCGCTTAAGGAGCCCCAGATCGTCGACCAGCTCCTCCCGGGGCTCGAAGACGACGTGCTGGACATCAACATGGTCCAGCGCATGACTGACTCCGGCCGCCGTGTCAAGTTCCGCTCGGTCGTCGCCATTGGTAACCGCGATGGTTACGTTGGCTACGCCCAGGGCCGGGACGACCAGGTCGGTGGCTCCATCCAGAAGGCAATCGAGCGCGCAAAACTGAACATCATCGACGTCTCGCGTGGCTGCGGGTCGTGGGAATGTGGCTGTGGGCGACCCCACACCGTCGCACTCCGCACGTCCGGTAAGGCAGGCAGCGTTGAGGTCGAACTCCAGCCCGCACCACGTGGGCTTGGACTCGCGGGCGGGGAGACCGTCCGTTCGGTGCTCGAACTCGCCGGTATCGAAGACATCTGGACGCGCTCGTCGGGGAACACCCGCACGACCGTCAACTTCGCAAAAGCAACCTTCAACGCGCTTCGCAACACGGCTGAGGCCCGCGTGCCCCAGCACGCCCGCGAGCAGCGTGAGGTGATTGAATAATGCGAGCACTCGTCCAGATTCGCGGTGAAGTGAACATGAAACAGGGCATCCGCGACACGCTCTCCATGCTCAACATCCACAAAGTCAACCACGCGACCTTCGTCCCCGAGACGGAGGCCTACCGTGGCATGATCACCAAGGTCAACGACTACGTTGCCCACGGTGAGCCAAGCAAGGACGTCGTCGTCACGCTCCTTCGGACGCGCGCAGAGCCGCTCGAAGGCGACGCGACGGTCGACGACGAGTGGGTGGCAGCAAACACCGACTACGACGACATCGAGAGCCTCGCAGACGCGCTCTTTGCAGAAGAGACGAACCTCCGCGAGCAAGGCCTCTCTCCCGTGCTTCGCCTGCACCCCCCACGCAAGGGACACAAAGGCATCAAGCACGTCACTAAAGAGGGTGGCGAACTCGGTAAGCACACGACAGAGGAGATCGACCAGCTCCTCGAGGCGATGCGATAACCATGACCAGTAAGAAACGACGCCAGCGTGGCTCGCGCACCCACAGCGGCGGTACCCACAAGAACCGGCGTGGTGCCGGAAACCGTGGTGGCCGCGGTCGCGCCGGTCGCGCAAAACACGAGTTCCACAACTACGAACCGCTTGGTAAACACGGGTTCACCCGGCCGCCGTCACTCCGCGAAGACGTCCGCACCGTGGACGTCCAGACGTTAGACGAGAACGCGGTGCTCTACGCCGCAGACGGTCTCGCAGAAGAGACCGACCACGGCTTCAAGCTGGACGCCCGCGACATCGTCGAAGACGGTCACGACGTCGATGTCGTGAAGGTGCTCGGTGGAAGCCAGATTCGTAACCAGCTCGTCGTAACGGCTGACGACTTCAGCGAGAGCGCACGCGAGCTCATCGAGGGCGAAGGCGGCGACGCCATCCTCAGTGAGCGCGGCCAAGAGCGCCAGGCTGAACTCGAAGCAGACGACGAAGACGAAGACGAGGACGCGGAGTAGACCCATGGGCTGGAAGGAGGCTGCTGAACCGGTGCTCACCCGAATGCCGTCGGTACGCAGACCGGAAGGTCACGTGCCGTTCCGGCGCAAGCTTGGCTGGACAGCGGGCATTCTGGTGCTGTATTTCTTCCTGACGAACGTGTTCCTGTACGGACTCGGCTCCGGACAGTCGGACGTGTTCGGGCAGTTCCGCTCCATCCTCGCGGGTGGTCAGGGAACCATCCTGCAGCTCGGTATCGGTCCGATCGTCACCGCAAGCATTGTGCTGCAGCTACTCGGCGGCGCCGACCTCTTGGGCCTCGATACGAGCAACCCACGAGACCAGATTCTGTATCAGGGCCTCCAGAAGTTCCTGGTGGTCGTGATGATTTGTCTCACCGGCCTCCCGATGGTGTTCGCAGGAAGCTTCCTGCCCGCAGACCCACAGGTCGCCCAGAGCCTCGGCATTGGACTCACGGGCGTCAAGTGGCTCATCTTCGCGCAAATCTTCGTCGGCGCAATCCTCATCCTGTTCATGGACGAGGTCGTCTCGAAATGGGGCGTCGGCTCGGGGATTGGCCTGTTCATCATCGCCGGTGTCAGCCAGAGTCTCGTGGGTGGCTTCTTCGCCATTCCCGGACTCGGCTCGAACGAAGCCGGGCTGTTTGCGACGTGGTTTGGCATGCTCACCGGCAGCGTGGACATGCCAAGCATTCTGTCGCTTTCGGGCCTCCAGGTGCTGTTCGTCGGTGAAGGGCAGATTCTCGCGCTCATCACGACCCTCCTCATCTTCGGTGTGGTTGTGTACGCAGAGAGCGTCCGCGTCGAGATTCCCCTCTCGCACTCGCGCGTGAAGGGTGCTCGCGGGCGCTTCCCGGTCAAGCTCATCTACGCGAGCGTCCTGCCGATGATCCTCGTTCGTGCGCTCCAAGCGAACATCCAGTTCCTCGGGCGCATCTTAGAGGCCCAGTGGGCCGGCATGCCCGGCTGGGTCGGCACGTACGCCCAAGGCCAGCCCGTGAGCGGGCTGTTCTACTACCTCGCACCCATCCAGTCACCCGGACAGTGGATGTGGTGGCTTGGACAGACAACGGCCGAGCCGTGGATGATCATGATCCGCGTGCTCATCGACCTGACCTTCATGGTCATCGGTGGCGCAATCTTCGCCATCTTCTGGGTGGAGACCACCGACATGGGGCCGGAAGCAACCGCGCGTCAGATTCAGCGCTCGGGGATGCAGATTCCCGGCTTCCGCCAGAGCCCCGGTGTCATGGAGAAGGTCTTAGAACGCTACATCCCACAGGTCACCATCATCGGCGGTGCCCTCGTGGGCCTGCTCGCCGTCATGGCGAACATGCTCGGCACCATCGGTGCCGTCTCCGGTACGGGCTTGCTGCTCACCGTCTCCATCACGTACAAACTGTACGAGGAGATCGCAGAGGAGCAACTCATGGAGATGCACCCGATGATGCGCCAGATGTTCGGCGGCGGCGACTAACTCCGGTTCGCAGTTTTCATTTTTTGTGCGCTGACCGGTGAGCCACAGGGTCACCGACGCCGCACACGGACGTTTATCCACTCGCACACGAATCCGAGAGCATGCGCGCTGCAGTGTTGCGAGAGTACGGAGAACCGCTCGAAATCGAAGAGCGCGAGCCACCGACACCGGAGCCACACGGCGCGGTCGTCGCCGTAGAGGCGTGTGGCATCTGTCGCAGCGACTGGCACGCGTGGATGGGCCACGGCGAGTGGGCCGACGACCAAGTGCCCCGCGGGCAGGTGTTGGGACACGAACCCGCAGGCGAAGTCGTGGCGGTTGGCGAGCAGGTCACAGCCCTCTCAGTCGGAGACCGTATCGCGGTGCCGTTCAATCTCGGTGACGGGACGTGCCACTACTGTCGAAATGGGTACGGAAACGTCTGTGTGAACGACCGGGCACTCGGGTTTCAGCCGGAGGCTCCCGGTGCGTTCGCAGAGCAGGTACACCTTCCGTGGGCGGAGTACAACGCGATGCGGTTGCCAGAGGGCGTCAGCGTCCGCGACGTGGCCGCACTTGGGTGTCGGTTCATGACGGCGTTTCACGGCCTCGCACACCGCGCCGCCCTCGGCCCCGGCGACTGGCTCGCGGTGCACGGCTGTGGCGGGGTTGGCCTCTCTGCGGTGCACATCGGACACGCACTCGGGGCGCGTGTCGTCGCGGTGGACGTAAACGAGAGTGCACTCGGTCGGGCGAGTGACCTTGGTGCGACGGAAGTCGTGAACGCAACCGAGTGCGAAGTTCCCGCGACAGTACAGGCACTCACGGACGGTGGGGCACACGTTTCGATGGACGCACTCGGTATCGCGGAGACGTGTCGGAACTCCATCCGGTCGCTACGGCGGCGCGGCGAACACGTTCAAGTGGGACTTTCGACCGACACAGAACGCGGCGAGGTATCGGTGCCGACCGATTACATGGCGAGACACGAACTCTCCTTTCACGGTTCTCGTGGGATGCCGCCGACGCGCTACGACGAGCTGTTCGGTCTCATGCAGGCAGGTTCGGTCACGCCCGGAAAGCTGGTCAGTCGCGAGGTCGCCCTCTCAGACGTTTCAGACCGCCTCGACGCGATGACTCGCTACGAGGTCGAAGGCGTAGAGGTCGTGACCGACTTTGCGAACTGAGCTCAGTCGAGGGCGTCCCAATCAATCGGTCCGCTCACGAAGCGCTCTCTGAGCCGCGGCAATACCGTTTCCGCCCACGCCTCGACGAAGTAGTCGTAGGCCTTCGTCCACTCGGGGCCTTCACCCCACCCGCTGTGGGTGAGGCTGACCTGCGTGCGGTCGTTCGGGAGGTCACGGAAGCGGACGACGACGCTCGTCCGTTGGTCGCGGACAGTGGGCAGTGAGGGCGGGGCGTTCCAGGTAAAACTCAGCATCCGCTCCGGTTCGATGGCGAGGATGACGTTGCCTTCGCCCCCACGGAGGCCGTCCGCGCCCTCGGGATTGAAAAACATCTCGTAGGCACCCATCTCGATGAGGTCAATGGTACAGTCGGGCGCGAAGAAGCTTCGCGCGCCCGCGTCGGTGGTCCAGGCGTCCCAGACGGCGGCTCTGCTGGCCGGGACGGTAACGGTTGCGTGGATGACGCGCTCTCTGCCGACAGAACGAAGCTGCATGTAGAGCATAGGCTGGCAGAGAGCGTAAAGTCGTGCTCTCGCCACCCTGTTGAGGCAGCCGTATCCACAGACAAAGACGCCGCGAGTAGAGGCCCCCGCATCGAGCGACGACCGTTGGCCGGTCGCTCACACCCCCATTGGATATTGCAATACCCAATAATGGAGACGCGTGCTGAGATAATGAGCGCTACTCAGGGCGATTGACCGGTCAACTGCCGATAGTTCGGCGTGAGATTGAAATCCATGGTACGCTAACTCACACCACATGTGGGTGTTAGAAATCGGCCTCGAAGCCGCCGGTGTCGAGACGGGAATGGGAGACCTCGTCGCCGCGGCAGTCGTCTGGGTGAGCGTACTCGCGCTGCCGCTCTTGCTGGGAAAAGCCTACGACTTCTGCTATGACTTTTTCAATCCTGTTGTCGAAGACGACTGGGAATAACAAGGGGCGAAACCGGTGGGCGTTAGTCGAAGCTGAAGAGACCGCCGTCAGAGTCGTCTGATTCGGTCGTCGTGGTCGTTGAGGTGGTCTCCTCGGTGGTCGTGGTGGTTGTCGTCGAATCGGTGGTGGTCGTTTCGGTGGTGGTCGTCTCGGTAGTGGTCGTTGATTCCGTCGTCGTTTCTGTAGTCTCGGTCGTCGTGGTGGACTCCGTCGTCGTCGTGTCCGTAATCGTCACCGTTGGTTCGGCCGTTGTAGTCGTCGTACTCGTGGTCGTCGTTGACGTCTCCGTCGACTCGGCTGGCTCGTCGGTCGTCGCCGTCGTGGACGTGGTCGTGTCTTGGGCGGTCGTGGCTTGCGTCGTGGTCGCCGCAGACGTGGTTTGCGTCGGGGTTGCCGTGTTGGCCGTGTCAGATTGGTTGCCCTCGGCGAGGTTGCTGACGGACGACCCCATCTCGGGGGCAAAGGGGGCGATACCCGTCGAGACGGCGATGCCAGAGATGAACAGCAAGAGCCCAACCGCGAAGAGAGATTTTTGTGTCACACCCATCGTTGATTACTCCTTACCTGTCACCCCTCGTTATTATCGGGAGGCTAAACGCGTGAAACGGAAGAAAAAGCGCGCCAGTGTGGTCGATTACCGACCGAATAACCGCTCGCGGAGGGTGCGACTGCGGCCCTTCTCTGCGAGCAACACCGAACACGAGATGTCGTCGACCACGTCAAGGACGAGCGACCCGCGAACGAGGCGAGTGAGCAGGCCCTTTTCGGTCGCACCGATGATGACGAGCGAGGAGTCTTTCGCCGCCGTCTCGATGGCTCCCTCGACGTCGCCCGTGGTGTCGATGCGGAGGTTCACGTCCGCGAGGTCGTGTTCTCTGGCCCACTGTTCTAAGAACACGCGGCCATCTGCCTCCTCGTCGGGTGAGTCGACGGCGTGGAGCAGGGTAATCTCGGAATCGTACTCTGCGCGCAGCATCGTCGCCACGGCCGCAGAGAGGTCTGAATCCGGGCCACCGGCGGTCGGGACGAGCAGCTTCGAGGGGTCGAACCCACGGTCTTTGAGCACGAGGAAGTCACACGGGATGTTCTCGGTGAGTTCGTCTAACGCGCTCTCTGCGCGACCGGGTGCGCCGTGGGAGTCTGCCCCCCAACCCATCACGACGAGGTCTGCCTCGTGGGTTTTTGCCGCGTCGAAAATCTCCTCGAACGACCGGTGTGAGAGGATGGTGTGAGTGTCCACGTCCACGCCGAACGTCGTCGCGTCTTTGCGGGCGCGTTCAAGCAACGTCGAGGACTCCGCGTCGAGTTGGTCTTTGTACGCCGCCGCCCCCGCAAGCGCCGTCTGGTCGGGTACGGTGATGATGTGGATGGCGTCTACGGTGCCACCTTTCTGTTTTGCCACTGCGCTCGCAAGCGAGATGAGGTCTTTCTCGCTCGCGGGGTTTGCAAGCGGCACCATCACGCGATACTGGCCGCCGTCTGGCTGGACGGCCCCCGCCGCAGAGACAGCAGGTTCTGGCATCACGTCAGAGCGATTCAGGATGTACTGGCTCAGGATGCCCTGTTTCTCCGTGCGCGAACGGGCGTAGAAGACGTACCAGAGGGCGGCGAAGGCGACGAAGGCGAGACTGAGGGCGACGATTTCCGGATTGATGAACGCGATGAGCGCGAACGAGATGACCGCCCCGAGAATCGGCACGACGGGGTAGAACGGCACCTCGTAGTCGGGTTTGTAGCCCGCCGGATTCGCCTCGCGCATCACGATGAGCGCGATGTTGAGCAGGCCGTAGATGATGAGGTGGAGCGTACTCCCGGCCGTCGAGAGCGTCGCCAAGTCACCGAACAGGATGAACAGCAAGATGAACCCGCCGGTGAGCGCGATTGCGCGATACGGCGTCCCGAAGCGGGGGTGAATCGTGTTCAGGTCTTCGGTGACGATTTTGTCCCGCCCCATGGCGAAATTGATGCGTGAGGAGGCGAGAATCGAGGCGTTCGCACTCGACGCCGTTGCGAGCAGGCCGCCAAAGAGGAGGGCAACTGCGCCAATCGGCCCGAGGAGGATGCGCGCCACGTCCACGACGGCGGTGTCGTTACCCGCGACCACGCTGTTTGGCACGGCGGCGAGGACGACGAGCAAGACAAGCGCGTAGATGGCGGTGACGAGCAGGACGCTCCCGATGACGGCGCGCGGCAGGTTGCGGCCGGGGTCTTTGATTTCCTCTGCAACCGACGTAATCTGGACGAAACCCAGATACGAGACGAAGATGATGCCCGTCACGGGGAGCAGCGGTCCGTAGCCATCCGGCGCGAATGGCCGGAGAGAGGAGATGTCTGCTTGCAGCGCCCCGACTAGCGTGAACACCGTGAGGATGCCCACGAGCGTGACGACGATGATGTTCTGCAGGCGGCCCGTCTCTTTTGCGCCCACGTAGTTGATGAACGTGAACAGCGCTGCGCCCACGAGCGCGATGATTTTCGCACCCGTCAGGGTGAGCGGCCCAAGCGCGAGGGTGGGCACGTCTACGAACACGGAGACGTACTGGCCAAAGCCGAACATGTAGAACGCAGAGGCAAAGGCAAGGCCCATCCAGTTGGCCCAACCTGCAATGCTGCCGAACAGCGGCCCGAGGGCGTGATTGACGTAGTAGTACGCGCCCCCGGCTTTCGGCATGGCCGTGCCGAGTTCACTCGCGGAGAGTGCGGTGAGCAGGGCAATCCCGCCACCGAGGACGAACGCCGCGGCGGCGAGTGGGCCGGCGGTTTCGACGGCCACGCCAGGCAGGACGAAGATGCCCGCCCCAATCATGGTGCCCACGCCGATGGTCAGCGCGGCGAGCGGCCCGAGGTCTTTTGCGAGTTCTTCGTCACTCATTTGTCAGTGACGTCCGGCAAGACGACCACCGGCCGGTCGGTGTCGGTCACGAGAGACAGTGCAACGTCCCCAGAGAGCAGGCGAACCCACCGGCTCCCTCCACGCGGCGAGAAGGCGATTGCCGTCGCGTCTACGTCCGAAGCAGTGTCGAAAATCGTCTCTGCAACGTCCGTCCCGTAGCGCAGTTCGGTCTCGACGGTGACCGTGGTGAGCGTGTCTTTGACCACGGCGAAGATGTCTGCTGCGCCCTCCTGCCGTTGTTCGACGGAGGCTTTGTCGGGTGCGCCACCCGCTTTTTCGATGACGTGAAGCGCCACGACGCGGCTGTCGGCGTCGAGATACGGCGCGAGCGCGAGACACGTCGTTCGCGCGTCGGTCTCGTCAGCGACCGGGACGACGACGCAGTCGACGAGGGAGTTACCCATCGACACCACCGCCCGGTGGCTCGTGTTCGATAGCGAGGCCGTGACAGTTCCCGTTGCTGGCGAGTGAATGGTTCATGATAGGTGCAGACAGACTACTCGAACTTAACTGGTCGGTGTCGTCGGTCGATACGTGAGCAAGTTGCACACTGAGACGGTCTGAGGAATAGAAATGAACTTACCTCCCCCGGCAAAACACGACAACCATGAAGAGTCTCGCTCGTGAGGGGTCTGGATGCGAGTAATCGTTGTGGGAGCCGGTGAAGTCGGCTCCAGTATCGCAGCGAGCCTCGCAGACAGCCACGAAGTGGTCGTGATTGATATTGACCGCGACCGCGTCGAGGCGCTCACCTACTCCCTCGACGTGCTCGCTATCGAAGGCGACGGCGCAGACCTCGACACGCTGAGAGAAGCCGGTATCGAACAGACCGACATGGTCATCGCTAGCACGGACGACGACGAGACGAACATCGTGACCTGTGGCACGGTCAAAACCACGAGTGACGCCTTCACCATCGCCCGGGTGAAGAACACGAAGTATCTCACGACGTGGCAGAGCAAAGAAGGCGCATTCGGCGTCGATTTCCTCGTGTGTACGGACTTGCTGACCGCAGAGAGCATCGTCCGCGTCGTTGGCCTCCCCGCGACCCAAGACGTAGACGCCTTCGCGGGCGGAAGCGTCCTCATGGCCCAGTTTGGCATCTCGGCTGAAAGCCCCATCACCGGTCAGACGATTCGAGACGCAGACCGCTTCGACTCGCTCACCTTCGCCGCCATCTTGCGGGGAGATGCGGTCGTCATCCCGCGCGGGGAGACGACGATCGAAACCGACGACCAAGTCATCGTCATCGGCAGCCCCGAGAGTGTCCGCGGCTTTGCGATGGAACTCGCCCCCGGACAGGGCGGCAACGGCCAAGACGTAGTCATCATCGGCGGCAGCGAAATCGCCTTCCAGACCGCCCGCCTGCTCGAAGCCCGCGGCTTTCATC from Haladaptatus sp. ZSTT2 encodes:
- a CDS encoding 50S ribosomal protein L19e produces the protein MSDLKAQRRLAADVLDVGKNKVWMDPEASAEIAEAITREDIRELVADGSITAKDKRGNSRGRARERNKKRAYGHRKGPGSRKGKAGARQNKKADWTSRIRAQRKKLKELRDEGELNRTQYRSLYNKASGGEFRSVQYLLNYIEQQYGDE
- a CDS encoding 30S ribosomal protein S5 produces the protein MSRNNNGWEPRTRLGRKVAEGDITTMEDALRSGLPLKEPQIVDQLLPGLEDDVLDINMVQRMTDSGRRVKFRSVVAIGNRDGYVGYAQGRDDQVGGSIQKAIERAKLNIIDVSRGCGSWECGCGRPHTVALRTSGKAGSVEVELQPAPRGLGLAGGETVRSVLELAGIEDIWTRSSGNTRTTVNFAKATFNALRNTAEARVPQHAREQREVIE
- a CDS encoding 50S ribosomal protein L18 gives rise to the protein MANGPRYKVPMRRRREVRTDYHQRLRLLKSGKPRLVARKSNQHIRAQLITAGDEGDVTLASATSADLADFGWEAPTGNLPAAYLTGYLAGKRALAAGLEEAVLDIGLNTATPGNKVFAVQEGAIDAGLDIPHNESVLADWSRTRGEHIAEYAESLDEPLYSGEFDATELPEHFDEVRERLENEL
- a CDS encoding 50S ribosomal protein L32e codes for the protein MADEDQPQELTDISGVGEAKAEALREAGFDTVEAVARASQSELAEVDGIGNALAARIKADVGGLEVSEETEAEVEDEDAEAEEAAAEDVETELQPRGLVDKTPDLDDEEARLLQARSRAGKPQFNRQDYHKKKRTPTSWRKPRGGLSKQRRGIKGKGPMVEAGYRTPKSIRGRHPSGFEEVRVFNVDDLDGLDGDTQAARIAGSVGARKRERIEEEAEEMGVRVLNPTYVEVEVTEE
- a CDS encoding uL15m family ribosomal protein; translated protein: MTSKKRRQRGSRTHSGGTHKNRRGAGNRGGRGRAGRAKHEFHNYEPLGKHGFTRPPSLREDVRTVDVQTLDENAVLYAADGLAEETDHGFKLDARDIVEDGHDVDVVKVLGGSQIRNQLVVTADDFSESARELIEGEGGDAILSERGQERQAELEADDEDEDEDAE
- the secY gene encoding preprotein translocase subunit SecY; translated protein: MGWKEAAEPVLTRMPSVRRPEGHVPFRRKLGWTAGILVLYFFLTNVFLYGLGSGQSDVFGQFRSILAGGQGTILQLGIGPIVTASIVLQLLGGADLLGLDTSNPRDQILYQGLQKFLVVVMICLTGLPMVFAGSFLPADPQVAQSLGIGLTGVKWLIFAQIFVGAILILFMDEVVSKWGVGSGIGLFIIAGVSQSLVGGFFAIPGLGSNEAGLFATWFGMLTGSVDMPSILSLSGLQVLFVGEGQILALITTLLIFGVVVYAESVRVEIPLSHSRVKGARGRFPVKLIYASVLPMILVRALQANIQFLGRILEAQWAGMPGWVGTYAQGQPVSGLFYYLAPIQSPGQWMWWLGQTTAEPWMIMIRVLIDLTFMVIGGAIFAIFWVETTDMGPEATARQIQRSGMQIPGFRQSPGVMEKVLERYIPQVTIIGGALVGLLAVMANMLGTIGAVSGTGLLLTVSITYKLYEEIAEEQLMEMHPMMRQMFGGGD
- a CDS encoding 30S ribosomal protein S14 encodes the protein MSEELGEHATKRTGQLQQCQRCGRKQGLVGKYDIWLCRQCFREIARSMGFKKYK
- a CDS encoding 50S ribosomal protein L6 — encoded protein: MARVELEIPDDVTAEVDRFDLTVSGPEGSVTRRLWYPNVTVSVDDNVVVVESDVEKAKMNATIGTFSSHIENMFHGVTAGWEYKMEVFYSHFPMQVRVEGDDVVIQNFLGEKSPRRTTVHGDTEVQIDGEELTLSGPDKEHVGQTAADIEQLTRVKGKDTRVFQDGVYIIEKPQRGDA
- a CDS encoding 30S ribosomal protein S8: MADNDPLSSALSGIDNAESVGHLTQTVEPASNIIGSVLEVFYDRGYINGFEFVEDGKAGRFEVELKGAINECGSVKPRYSAGADDFERWEKRFLPARDYGTLVVTTSHGIMSHYEAREAGIGGQIIAYVY
- the rpmD gene encoding 50S ribosomal protein L30, whose protein sequence is MRALVQIRGEVNMKQGIRDTLSMLNIHKVNHATFVPETEAYRGMITKVNDYVAHGEPSKDVVVTLLRTRAEPLEGDATVDDEWVAANTDYDDIESLADALFAEETNLREQGLSPVLRLHPPRKGHKGIKHVTKEGGELGKHTTEEIDQLLEAMR
- a CDS encoding 50S ribosomal protein L5 codes for the protein MSEADFHAMRQPRVEKVVVHMGVGRGGRELANAEDILESVTGQQSVRTLAKRTVPDFGIREGDPIGAKVTLRHEDAAEFLETALTLVDLKPKQFDDNGNFSFGVPEHTEFPSQEYDPNIGIYGLDVTVNLVRPGYRVAKRDKVNRQIPSAHKLTVEDAIAYLESTYDVEVNK